One segment of Thunnus thynnus chromosome 19, fThuThy2.1, whole genome shotgun sequence DNA contains the following:
- the tor1 gene encoding torsin family 1 isoform X1 — MKPRTRHVLLLWLLLCSGFTEAIEPISTSIAVGMAAALTGFLARYQNIFYYFHECCRPEWISLNSTGLQADLESKLFGQHVASRIILKAVNGFMSNDNPKKPLVLSLHGWTGTGKNFVSSLIAENIYKEGMDSSFVHVFTSELHFPHPSQIETYKTQLQQWIKGNVTNCARSMFIFDEMDKMQPGLIDSIKPYLDYYDKLDGVSYRKAIFIFLSNAGGDSIIQTALDFWRGGRDREEIELKDLETSLSLSVFNNKKSGFWHTSLIDKNLVDFFVPFLPLEYRHVVQCALSGMADRGLPPNQDVADQVARDLVYFPKSERVFSVKGCKTIDSKLDYYT, encoded by the exons ATGAAACCGAGGACGCGACACGtcctgctgctgtggctgctgctctgctccggCTTCACGGAGGCTATCGAGCCCATCAGTACTAGCATAGCGGTCGGTATGGCTGCGGCTCTCACCGGCTTTCTAGCCCGCTACCAGAACATTTTCTACTATTTCCACGAGTGCTGTCGACCCGAGTGGATTTCCTTAAACAGTACAG GTCTTCAGGCTGACCTGGAAAGCAAACTGTTCGGACAGCATGTCGCGTCACGCATCATCCTGAAAGCTGTGAATGGATTCATGAGCAACGACAACCCGAAGAAGCCCCTAGTGCTCTCTCTGCACGGATGGACCGGTACGGGGAAGAACTTTGTCAGTTCGCTGATAGCTGAGAACATTTACAAGGAGGGAATGGACAGCAGCTTCGTCCACGTTTTCACGTCCGAACTTCACTTCCCACATCCGAGTCAAATTGAAACTTACAAG ACTCAGTTACAGCAGTGGATCAAAGGCAACGTCACCAACTGTGCACGCTCCATGTTCATCTTTGATGAGATGGACAAGATGCAACCCGGCTTGATCGACAGCATTAAGCCGTACCTGGATTACTACGACAAGCTGGATGGAGTTTCTTATCGAAAAGccatcttcatcttcctcag CAACGCTGGAGGGGATAGCATCATACAGACGGCTTTAGATTTCTGGAGAGGAGGACGAGATCGAGAAGAGATCGAGCTGAAAGACCTGGAAACATCGCTCTCTCTGTCGGTGTTCAACAACAAGAAAA GTGGCTTTTGGCACACAAGCTTGATTGACAAGAACCTGGTGGACTTCTTCGTCCCGTTCCTGCCTCTGGAGTACCGTCACGTCGTGCAGTGCGCCCTGTCCGGGATGGCGGACAGAGGACTCCCGCCAAACCAGGACGTGGCAGACCAAGTGGCCAGAGATTTAGTCTATTTCCCCAAATCCGAGAGAGTGTTTTCTGTCAAAGGCTGCAAGACGATAGACAGCAAATTGGACTACTACACATAA
- the tor1 gene encoding torsin family 1 isoform X2, with product MKAVHICLFLHVFSTANVLVNAFDPITTTVVVSVSAALGRTIYNYLHESCDPKWIAYNATGLQADLESKLFGQHVASRIILKAVNGFMSNDNPKKPLVLSLHGWTGTGKNFVSSLIAENIYKEGMDSSFVHVFTSELHFPHPSQIETYKTQLQQWIKGNVTNCARSMFIFDEMDKMQPGLIDSIKPYLDYYDKLDGVSYRKAIFIFLSNAGGDSIIQTALDFWRGGRDREEIELKDLETSLSLSVFNNKKSGFWHTSLIDKNLVDFFVPFLPLEYRHVVQCALSGMADRGLPPNQDVADQVARDLVYFPKSERVFSVKGCKTIDSKLDYYT from the exons ATGAAAGCGGTAcacatatgtttatttttacatgttttctcGACAGCCAATGTGCTGGTAAACGCGTTTGACCCGATCACAACAACAGTAGTTGTCAGTGTCAGCGCGGCTCTCGGGCGGACAATCTACAATTATTTACATGAAAGTTGCGATCCGAAATGGATAGCTTACAATGCAACAG GTCTTCAGGCTGACCTGGAAAGCAAACTGTTCGGACAGCATGTCGCGTCACGCATCATCCTGAAAGCTGTGAATGGATTCATGAGCAACGACAACCCGAAGAAGCCCCTAGTGCTCTCTCTGCACGGATGGACCGGTACGGGGAAGAACTTTGTCAGTTCGCTGATAGCTGAGAACATTTACAAGGAGGGAATGGACAGCAGCTTCGTCCACGTTTTCACGTCCGAACTTCACTTCCCACATCCGAGTCAAATTGAAACTTACAAG ACTCAGTTACAGCAGTGGATCAAAGGCAACGTCACCAACTGTGCACGCTCCATGTTCATCTTTGATGAGATGGACAAGATGCAACCCGGCTTGATCGACAGCATTAAGCCGTACCTGGATTACTACGACAAGCTGGATGGAGTTTCTTATCGAAAAGccatcttcatcttcctcag CAACGCTGGAGGGGATAGCATCATACAGACGGCTTTAGATTTCTGGAGAGGAGGACGAGATCGAGAAGAGATCGAGCTGAAAGACCTGGAAACATCGCTCTCTCTGTCGGTGTTCAACAACAAGAAAA GTGGCTTTTGGCACACAAGCTTGATTGACAAGAACCTGGTGGACTTCTTCGTCCCGTTCCTGCCTCTGGAGTACCGTCACGTCGTGCAGTGCGCCCTGTCCGGGATGGCGGACAGAGGACTCCCGCCAAACCAGGACGTGGCAGACCAAGTGGCCAGAGATTTAGTCTATTTCCCCAAATCCGAGAGAGTGTTTTCTGTCAAAGGCTGCAAGACGATAGACAGCAAATTGGACTACTACACATAA
- the LOC137171067 gene encoding torsin-1A-like isoform X1, giving the protein MVSTMKAAHIYLLLHVLSTVSVLVNAFDPITTTVVIGVAAFFWGTFYHHFHENCDPRWIAYNATVLQGDLESKVIGQHVASPIILKAVNGFMSIDNPKKSLVLFLHGPTGTGKTFVSKLIAENIYKEGMNSRFVHVFISTLHFPHSSQTDTYKTQLKQWIKGNVTNCAQSMFIFDEVDKMHPDLIDSIKPYLDYYYKVDEVSYGKAIFIFLSNDGAESITQTALDFWNAGRDRKEIELKDLETSLSESAFNIKSGLWRSSFTENLVDFFIPFLPLEYQHVVQCARAQMKARGLEPDQDVADEVAGDLDYFPKFERVFSVRGCKTVESRLHFYIK; this is encoded by the exons ATGGTTTCGACGATGAAAGCGGCACACATATATTTGCTTTTACACGTTTTATCGACGGTCAGTGTGCTGGTAAATGCATTTGATCCGATCACAACAACAGTGGTCATCGGTGTCGCCGCTTTTTTCTGGGGGACGTTTTACCATCATTTCCATGAAAATTGCGATCCGAGATGGATAGCTTACAATGCAACAG TACTCCAGGGTGACCTGGAAAGCAAAGTCATTGGACAGCATGTTGCATCACCCATCATCCTGAAAGCTGTGAATGGATTCATGAGCATCGACAACCCGAAGAAGTCCCTGGTGCTCTTCCTGCATGGACCGACAGGCACAGGAAAGACCTTCGTCAGTAAGCTCATAGCTGAAAACATTTACAAGGAGGGAATGAACAGCAGATTTGTCCATGTTTTCATATCTACACTTCACTTCCCACATTCAAGTCAAACTGATACCTACAAG ACTCAGTTAAAACAGTGGATCAAAGGCAATGTAACCAACTGCGCACAATCTATGTTCATCTTTGATGAGGTGGACAAGATGCATCCCGACTTGATTGACAGCATTAAGCCGTACCTGGACTACTACTACAAAGTGGACGAAGTTTCTTATGGGAAAGccatcttcatcttcctcag CAATGACGGAGCGGAGAGCATCACACAAACAGCTTTAGATTTCTGGAATGCAGGACGAGATCGAAAAGAGATCGAGCTCAAAGACCTGGAAACATCGCTCTCTGAATCAGCATTTAACATCAAGA GTGGTTTGTGGCGTTCAAGCTTTACTGAGAACCTGGTGGACTTCTTCATCCCATTTCTGCCTCTGGAGTACCAACACGTTGTTCAATGTGCCAGGGCTCAGATGAAAGCCAGAGGACTGGAGCCAGACCAGGATGTGGCAGACGAGGTGGCTGGAGATTTGGACTATTTCCCCAAATTTGAGAGAGTGTTCTCTGTCAGAGGCTGCAAGACTGTAGAGAGTAGATTGCACTTCTACATAAAGTAA
- the LOC137171067 gene encoding torsin-1A-like isoform X2: MQGFPLSRHESCKLKWIAFSGTVLQGDLESKVIGQHVASPIILKAVNGFMSIDNPKKSLVLFLHGPTGTGKTFVSKLIAENIYKEGMNSRFVHVFISTLHFPHSSQTDTYKTQLKQWIKGNVTNCAQSMFIFDEVDKMHPDLIDSIKPYLDYYYKVDEVSYGKAIFIFLSNDGAESITQTALDFWNAGRDRKEIELKDLETSLSESAFNIKSGLWRSSFTENLVDFFIPFLPLEYQHVVQCARAQMKARGLEPDQDVADEVAGDLDYFPKFERVFSVRGCKTVESRLHFYIK; encoded by the exons ATGCAGGGTTTTCCACTCAGTCGCCATGAAAGTTGCAAACTGAAATGGATAGCTTTCAGTGGAACAG TACTCCAGGGTGACCTGGAAAGCAAAGTCATTGGACAGCATGTTGCATCACCCATCATCCTGAAAGCTGTGAATGGATTCATGAGCATCGACAACCCGAAGAAGTCCCTGGTGCTCTTCCTGCATGGACCGACAGGCACAGGAAAGACCTTCGTCAGTAAGCTCATAGCTGAAAACATTTACAAGGAGGGAATGAACAGCAGATTTGTCCATGTTTTCATATCTACACTTCACTTCCCACATTCAAGTCAAACTGATACCTACAAG ACTCAGTTAAAACAGTGGATCAAAGGCAATGTAACCAACTGCGCACAATCTATGTTCATCTTTGATGAGGTGGACAAGATGCATCCCGACTTGATTGACAGCATTAAGCCGTACCTGGACTACTACTACAAAGTGGACGAAGTTTCTTATGGGAAAGccatcttcatcttcctcag CAATGACGGAGCGGAGAGCATCACACAAACAGCTTTAGATTTCTGGAATGCAGGACGAGATCGAAAAGAGATCGAGCTCAAAGACCTGGAAACATCGCTCTCTGAATCAGCATTTAACATCAAGA GTGGTTTGTGGCGTTCAAGCTTTACTGAGAACCTGGTGGACTTCTTCATCCCATTTCTGCCTCTGGAGTACCAACACGTTGTTCAATGTGCCAGGGCTCAGATGAAAGCCAGAGGACTGGAGCCAGACCAGGATGTGGCAGACGAGGTGGCTGGAGATTTGGACTATTTCCCCAAATTTGAGAGAGTGTTCTCTGTCAGAGGCTGCAAGACTGTAGAGAGTAGATTGCACTTCTACATAAAGTAA
- the LOC137171067 gene encoding torsin-1B-like isoform X3, which yields MVSTMKAAHIYLLLHVLSTVSVLVNAFDPITTTVVIGVAAFFWGTFYHHFHENCDPRWIAYNATVLQGDLESKVIGQHVASPIILKAVNGFMSIDNPKKSLVLFLHGPTGTGKTFVSKLIAENIYKEGMNSRFVHVFISTLHFPHSSQTDTYKTQLKQWIKGNVTNCAQSMFIFDEVDKMHPDLIDSIKPYLDYYYKVDEVSYGKAIFIFLSNDGAESITQTALDFWNAGRDRKEIELKDLETSLSESAFNIKKNIS from the exons ATGGTTTCGACGATGAAAGCGGCACACATATATTTGCTTTTACACGTTTTATCGACGGTCAGTGTGCTGGTAAATGCATTTGATCCGATCACAACAACAGTGGTCATCGGTGTCGCCGCTTTTTTCTGGGGGACGTTTTACCATCATTTCCATGAAAATTGCGATCCGAGATGGATAGCTTACAATGCAACAG TACTCCAGGGTGACCTGGAAAGCAAAGTCATTGGACAGCATGTTGCATCACCCATCATCCTGAAAGCTGTGAATGGATTCATGAGCATCGACAACCCGAAGAAGTCCCTGGTGCTCTTCCTGCATGGACCGACAGGCACAGGAAAGACCTTCGTCAGTAAGCTCATAGCTGAAAACATTTACAAGGAGGGAATGAACAGCAGATTTGTCCATGTTTTCATATCTACACTTCACTTCCCACATTCAAGTCAAACTGATACCTACAAG ACTCAGTTAAAACAGTGGATCAAAGGCAATGTAACCAACTGCGCACAATCTATGTTCATCTTTGATGAGGTGGACAAGATGCATCCCGACTTGATTGACAGCATTAAGCCGTACCTGGACTACTACTACAAAGTGGACGAAGTTTCTTATGGGAAAGccatcttcatcttcctcag CAATGACGGAGCGGAGAGCATCACACAAACAGCTTTAGATTTCTGGAATGCAGGACGAGATCGAAAAGAGATCGAGCTCAAAGACCTGGAAACATCGCTCTCTGAATCAGCATTTAACATCAAGA AAAATATCTCTTAA